Proteins from a genomic interval of Phyllopteryx taeniolatus isolate TA_2022b chromosome 3, UOR_Ptae_1.2, whole genome shotgun sequence:
- the sgsm1a gene encoding LOW QUALITY PROTEIN: small G protein signaling modulator 1 (The sequence of the model RefSeq protein was modified relative to this genomic sequence to represent the inferred CDS: inserted 1 base in 1 codon), producing the protein METPACSFKRRVPQREGRSRTTCSLWDGRCSARRNTRSVATIMAEAETRQKLLRTVKKEVKQIMEEAVTRKFVHEDSSHIVSLCAAVEACVLHGLKRRAAGFLRSNKIAALFMKVGKSFAPAEELCKKAQDLEQIIETKRSQSLQSQDSLRRMPRLPSLAPKAIKNLWIRTALFEKVLDKIVLFLVENSSKYYEKEAVLMDPVDGPILASLLVGPCALEYTKMKTADHFWTDPSADELVQRHRIHSAHCRQDSPTKRPALCIQKRHSSSSMDERPSPSPSARDYVESLHQNNRATLLFGKNNVLVQPRDDMEAIPGYLSLHQTADLMTLKWTPNQLMNGSVGDLDYERSVYWDYAMTIALEEIVYLHCHQQVDSGGTVVLVSQDGIQRPPLRFPKGGHLLQFLSCLENGLLPHGQLDPPLWSQRGKGKVFPKLKKRVPQGSGSTDSVSDKEEDEATDYVFRILFPNSRSEFVTPPDLMEHSSAMWHPSLRKSSCLSCSQGGLSGGSAPKGCNQERTPLKLLCDNMKYQIISRAFYGWLAYCRHLSTVRTHLSALVNHAIVSPDAPCDAYKGLTADVWRMFLQDCTTYKEQELLRLVYFGGVDPSLRKEVWPFXLGHYQFGMSETERQEVDERVRSRYQQTMRERLGCEEIVRQREKEQHAAALAKCSSGASMDSTSSKMVHHDSTVSNESRSSQSSDRQSLARLQSDSSCSTQVFESVEEVEQIETESKSEEAKQPPKTTNGALQNGPSSPDSGHPSSRNFSVTSGLSDGSLSTEDGAAPEAAPRASAKPPQDVCLTEQDKQEKPNVTKTGARDVLEESNKSEDPEVEEAQCGGGASVDIKGSEVPDKDCMSTPGTCTEYQDHAEHRLKNEDAKKTAGECQTEWCKMEDKSSQGETSQEVRGEAGIKNPRTIEVDKKLSLSTDTRVSRAREAYCASQKAEAQVLAESDESPSAIEMEEIPKANVSMVPWSRKARREPLSSSEDSAPYMDSRPGGGQEKPSPEGTESILSEEPEMESLYPHFESLDGCANTAEASSQQSAAGTFSQELLDLYTLNLHRIEKDVQRCDRNYWYFTPGNLEKLRNVMCSYIWRHLDIGYVQGMCDLLAPLLVILDDEAMAFSCFTELMKRMNQNFPHGGAMDTHFANMRSLIQILDSELFELMHQNGDYTHFYFCYRWFLLDFKRELVYDDVFAVWETIWAAKFASSSHFVLFIALALVEIYRDIILENNMDFTEIIKFFNEMAEHHNIQQILTLARNLVYKVQMLIENK; encoded by the exons CTGCGGTGGAGGCATGCGTTTTGCACGGGCTGAAACGTCGAGCGGCGGGCTTTCTTCGAAGCAACAAAATAGCCGCCCTGTTCATGAAGGTGGGCAAGAGCTTTGCCCCGGCTGAGGAGCTGTGCAAGAAGGCCCAGGACCTGGAGCAGATTATCGAGACCAA ACGAAGCCAAAGTTTGCAAAGCCAGGACAGCCTGCGCCGAATGCCTCGGCTTCCCAGCCTCGCTCCCAAGGCCATTAAGAACCTGTGGATTAGGACAGCTCTTTTCGAGAAGGTGCTGGACAAGATTGTCCTCTTCTTGGTGGAAAACAGCAG TAAATATTACGAGAAGGAGGCTGTTCTAATGGACCCTGTAGATGGACCCATCCTTGCTTCTTTGCTGG TGGGACCTTGCGCTTTGGAGTATACGAAGATGAAGACGGCCGACCACTTCTGGACCGATCCCTCGGCCGACGAGTTGGTGCAAAGGCATCGCATCCACAGTGCTCACTGCAGGCAGGACTCGCCCACCAAGAGGCCCGCGTTGTGT ATCCAGAAGCGTCACTCCAGCAGCAGCATGGACGAGCGGCCCTCTCCCTCGCCATCAGCGCGCGACTACGTCGAGTCGCTGCATCAAAACAACAGGGCGACGCTGCTGTTCGGCAAAAACAATGTGCTCGTTCAGCCA AGGGACGACATGGAGGCTATCCCGGGTTACCTCTCGCTGCATCAGACGGCTGACCTCATGACACTGAAGTGGACGCCCAATCAGCTCATGAACGGCTCCGTTGGCGACCTGGACTACGAACGAAG TGTGTACTGGGACTATGCCATGACAATCGCTCTCGAAGAGATAGTGTACTTGCACTGCCATCAGCAAG TCGACAGTGGGGGCACAGTGGTGCTGGTGAGTCAAGATGGCATCCAAAGGCCTCCACTTCGCTTCCCCAAAGGAGGCCACCTGCTCCAGTTCCTCTCATGCCTGGAAAACGGTCTGCTTCCGCACGGCCAGCTGGATCCTCCTCTCTGGTCTCAGAGGGGAAAG GGAAAAGTGTTCCCGAAGCTGAAGAAGAGGGTTCCTCAAGGATCTGGTTCTACAGACTCGGTCTCAGATaaggaggaggacgaggccACAGACTACGTCTTCCGCATCCTCTTCCCAAACAGTCGGTCAGAGTTTG TTACGCCACCAGATTTGATGGAGCACAGCTCTGCCATGTGGCACCCCTCCCTCAGGAAGTCTTCGTGCTTGTCCTGCTCCCAGGGCGGCCTCTCCGGTGGGTCCGCGCCCAAAGGCTGCAACCAAGAGag GACTCCTCTCAAGCTGCTATGTGACAACATGAAGTATCAGATCATCTCCAGGGCGTTTTACGGCT GGTTGGCGTACTGCCGTCACCTGTCCACCGTGCGCACTCACCTCTCGGCTCTCGTCAATCACGCCATTGTGTCGCCCGACGCGCCGTGCGATGCGTACAAAGGCCTCACCGCAGATGTGTGGCGGATGTTCCTCCAGGACTGTACT actTACAAGGAGCAGGAGCTGCTTCGTTTGGTCTATTTCGGCGGCGTGGACCCTTCTCTGCGTAAGGAAGTATGGCCAT CTCTTGGGCATTACCAGTTTGGAATGTCTGAAACAGAAAGGCAGGAG GTGGACGAGCGGGTGCGATCGCGCTACCAGCAGACCATGCGCGAACGGCTCGGCTGTGAGGAGATCGTCCGGCAGCGGGAGAAGGAGCAGCACGCCGCGGCCTTAGCCAAGTGCTCCTCGGGGGCGAGCATGGACAGTACAAGTTCAAAGATGGTCCATCACGACTCAACTGTCAGCAACGAG TCCCGGTCCTCCCAGAGTTCAGACAGGCAAAGTCTGGCTCGTCTGCAGAGTGACTCCAGCTGCAGCACGCAG GTGTTTGAGTCTGTAGAAGAGGTGGAGCAGATCGAGACCGAATCCAAGAGCGAAGAAGCCAAGCAGCCGCCAAAGACGACCAACGGGGCGCTCCAGAACGGCCCGAGTTCTCCCGACTCCGGGCATCCCTCTTCCCGCAACTTCTCAGTTACTTCTGGCCTGTCGGACGGCTCGCTCAGCACAGAGGACGGCGCTGCGCCCGAGGCTGCTCCGAGAGCTTCGGCCAAACCTCCTCAGGATGTATGTCTGACAGAACAGGACAAACAAGAGAAACCAAATGTGACCAAGACTGGAGCACGAGATGTACTGGAAGAATCCAACAAATCGGAGGATCCTGAAGTAGAGGAGGCTCAGTGTGGAGGTGGTGCCTCAGTAGATATTAAAGGAAGCGAAGTGCCTGACAAAGATTGTATGTCCACGCCAGGAACATGTACAGAATACCAAGACCACGCTGAACACAGACTGAAAAACGAAGACGCAAAGAAAACTGCAGGGGAGTGTCAGACTGAATGGTGCAAAATGGAGGACAAATCCAGCCAAGGTGAGACGTCACAAGAGGTGAGAGGAGAAGCTGGCATCAAAAATCCCAGAACAATTGAAGTTGACAAGAAACTGTCTTTATCAACAGACACTCGGGTGTCGAGGGCAAGAGAAGCCTACTGTGCCTCTCAGAAGGCAGAAGCTCAGGTCCTGGCCGAGTCTGATGAGTCTCCCTCAGCCATAGAGATGGAGGAGATTCCCAAAGCCAATGTTTCCATGGTTCCCTGGAGCAGGAAGGCTCGCCGTGAGCCCTTGTCTTCCTCAGAGGACTCGGCCCCTTACATGGATAGCAGACCTGGGGGGGGGCAGGAAAAGCCCAGTCCAGAAGGAACTGAGTCCATATTGTCTGAGGAACCAGAGATGGAGAGCCTCTACCCTCACTTTGAGTCTCTGGATGGATGTGCAAACACTGCAGAAGCCAGCTCGCAACAATCTGCTGCGGGCACATTCTCC CAAGAGCTTTTAGACTTGTACACGTTGAATTTGCACCGCATTGAGAAGGACGTCCAGCGTTGTGACAGGAACTACTGGTACTTCACTCCTGGAAACCTGGAAAAGCTGCGCAACGTCATGTGCAG CTACATCTGGAGGCACCTTGACATCGGATACGTTCAGGGCATGTGTGACCTCTTGGCTCCGCTTCTCGTCATTCTGGATGATG AGGCCATGGCCTTTAGCTGCTTCACAGAGCTCATGAAGAGGATGAATCAAAACTTTCCGCACGGAGGAGCAATGGATACTCACTTTGCCAACATGCGCTCTCTCATCCAA ATCCTGGATTCCGAGCTATTTGAGCTGATGCACCAAAACGGAGACTACACGCACTTCTACTTCTGCTACCGCTGGTTCCTCTTAGACTTCAAGCGAG AGCTGGTCTACGACGATGTCTTTGCAGTCTGGGAAACCATCTGGGCGGCCAAGTTTGCCTCGTCCAGTCACTTTGTCCTCTTCATCGCCTTGGCGCTGGTGGAGATCTACAGGGACATCATCCTGGAAAACAACATGGACTTCACTGAAATTATCAAGTTTTTCAATG AGATGGCCGAGCATCACAACATCCAGCAGATTTTGACATTGGCAAGAAATCTGGTGTACAAGGTGCAGATGCTGATCGAGAACAAGTGA